From Actinomyces slackii, a single genomic window includes:
- a CDS encoding DUF4191 domain-containing protein produces MSTSQTPKPTRRRRLGQYFQNIKDSYTISRRTYPWVGWAMLGSALGAIALSVGLSRLTGLALWYCLFLGVLLALMVCMIILSLTVRRASYSQIEGMPGAAKAVLDQIGRGWYVESEPAAVNPKTQDAVWRVVGRPGIVLIVEGPMGRVQKMAADEHKKVHRILSTVPIHTVHVGTGAEQVRLKDLPGTLRKLPTKPVRLTDSEISQVSKRLSSLSSKGLPIPKGIDPTKMRIDRRAMRGR; encoded by the coding sequence GTGAGCACCAGTCAGACACCCAAGCCCACGCGCAGGCGCCGCCTGGGGCAGTACTTCCAGAACATCAAGGACTCCTACACGATCTCGCGGCGCACCTACCCGTGGGTCGGGTGGGCGATGCTGGGCTCGGCACTGGGCGCCATCGCCCTGTCGGTGGGGCTGTCCCGGCTCACGGGGCTGGCCCTGTGGTACTGCCTGTTCCTGGGCGTTCTGCTGGCGCTCATGGTCTGCATGATCATCCTGTCCCTGACCGTGCGGCGCGCCTCCTACTCCCAGATCGAGGGTATGCCCGGGGCCGCCAAGGCCGTGCTGGACCAGATCGGCCGGGGCTGGTACGTCGAGTCCGAGCCCGCCGCCGTCAACCCCAAGACCCAGGACGCCGTGTGGCGGGTGGTGGGGCGCCCGGGCATCGTGCTGATCGTCGAGGGCCCCATGGGGCGCGTGCAGAAGATGGCGGCCGACGAGCACAAGAAGGTGCACCGCATCCTGTCGACTGTGCCCATTCACACCGTCCACGTGGGCACCGGCGCGGAGCAGGTGCGCCTCAAGGATCTTCCCGGCACCCTCAGGAAGCTCCCCACCAAGCCCGTGCGCCTGACCGACTCCGAGATCTCCCAGGTCTCCAAGCGCCTGAGCTCCCTGTCCTCCAAGGGCCTGCCCATTCCCAAGGGGATCGACCCCACCAAGATGCGCATCGACAGGCGCGCCATGCGCGGGCGCTGA
- the glnA gene encoding type I glutamate--ammonia ligase — MFTDASQALAFIEQEEVALVDVRFCDLPGVMQHFTIPVSAFKNEALTSGLMFDGSSIRGFQAIHESDMKLIPDVTTAFLDPFRAEKTLVINFSIVDPFTDETYSRDPRSIAAKAEDYLRSTGIADTCYIGAEAEFYLLDSVEYESTPQVTRYAIDSAEAAWNTGRSEEGGNKGYKTAFKGGYFPVSPNDQMADLRDAMVRTCIESGLDIERAHHEVGTAGQQEINYRFDSLLAAGDDMMKFKYIIKNEAWRHGKTATFMPKPIFGDNGSGMHTHHSLWKDGKPLFFDERGYGQLSDVARWYIGGILAHAPSLLAFTNPSVNSYHRLVPGFEAPVNLVYSARNRSACIRIPVTGSSAKAKRVEYRVPDPSSNPYLCFSAVLMAGIDGIRNRIEPRDPVDKDLYELAPEEYHDIDKLPYSLDQALEALEADHDYLTEGDVFTPDLIETWIDYKREHEIDPLRQRPHPYEFELYYDL, encoded by the coding sequence ATGTTTACCGACGCATCCCAGGCCCTGGCATTCATCGAGCAGGAGGAGGTCGCTCTCGTCGACGTCCGCTTCTGCGATCTGCCCGGCGTCATGCAGCACTTCACGATTCCCGTCTCCGCCTTCAAGAATGAGGCCCTGACCTCCGGACTCATGTTCGACGGCTCCTCGATCAGAGGATTCCAGGCCATCCACGAGTCCGATATGAAGCTCATCCCGGATGTCACCACAGCCTTCCTGGACCCCTTCCGCGCCGAGAAGACCCTGGTCATCAATTTCTCCATCGTGGACCCCTTCACCGATGAGACCTACTCGCGCGACCCGCGCTCCATCGCCGCCAAGGCGGAGGACTACCTGCGCTCCACCGGGATCGCCGACACCTGCTACATCGGGGCTGAGGCCGAGTTCTACCTCCTGGACTCCGTGGAGTACGAGTCCACTCCCCAGGTCACGCGCTACGCCATCGACTCGGCCGAGGCCGCCTGGAACACGGGCCGCTCCGAGGAGGGCGGCAACAAGGGCTACAAGACCGCCTTCAAGGGCGGCTACTTCCCCGTCTCCCCCAATGACCAGATGGCGGATCTGCGCGATGCCATGGTGCGCACCTGCATCGAGTCGGGCCTGGACATCGAGCGCGCCCACCATGAGGTCGGCACGGCCGGGCAGCAGGAGATCAACTACCGGTTCGACTCCCTGCTGGCCGCCGGGGACGACATGATGAAGTTCAAGTACATCATCAAGAACGAGGCCTGGCGCCACGGCAAGACCGCGACCTTCATGCCCAAGCCGATCTTCGGGGACAACGGCTCGGGAATGCACACCCACCACTCGCTGTGGAAGGACGGCAAGCCCCTGTTCTTCGATGAGCGCGGCTACGGCCAGCTCTCGGATGTGGCCCGCTGGTACATCGGCGGGATCCTGGCTCACGCCCCCTCGCTGCTGGCCTTCACCAACCCGTCGGTCAACTCCTACCACCGGCTGGTCCCCGGCTTCGAGGCGCCGGTCAACCTGGTGTACTCGGCGCGCAACCGCTCGGCCTGCATCCGCATCCCGGTCACCGGCTCCTCGGCCAAGGCCAAGCGGGTGGAGTACCGCGTCCCGGATCCCTCCTCCAACCCCTATCTGTGCTTCTCCGCGGTGCTCATGGCGGGGATCGACGGCATCCGCAACCGGATCGAGCCGCGCGATCCGGTGGACAAGGACCTCTACGAGCTGGCCCCCGAGGAGTACCACGACATCGACAAGCTCCCCTACAGCCTGGATCAGGCCCTGGAGGCCCTGGAGGCGGACCACGACTACCTCACCGAGGGCGATGTCTTCACCCCCGATCTCATCGAGACCTGGATCGACTACAAGCGCGAGCATGAGATCGATCCGCTGCGCCAGCGGCCTCACCCCTACGAGTTCGAGCTCTACTACGACCTGTGA
- a CDS encoding ABC transporter substrate-binding protein, which yields MRIHHTAALGLAAMTCCLALSACTNAADWRARTNPEPTGYDVSGIEVQPEIAALLPADALEDGVLDVGAATNYAPAEFLDTSGKPIGYDVDLTQAIAAVLGIKATTHTAEFDSIIAAIGSKYDAGISSFTITSQRTAEVNMTSYINVGSRFNVAQGNPQGVDASSHMNLCGRTVGVQVGTAQEETMNASSKECAQADQPPIDVRPYDDQDAATSALAGGTIDATYSDSTVAGYAAERTDGAVETIGEVEDALPQGVITSKQDTELTTAIQAALQYLMDEGIWEEILTTWGVEDAALTKAELNPRVKD from the coding sequence ATGAGGATCCACCACACGGCGGCTCTGGGGCTGGCAGCGATGACCTGCTGCCTGGCCCTGTCCGCCTGCACCAATGCCGCTGATTGGCGGGCGCGGACGAATCCGGAGCCCACGGGCTACGACGTCTCCGGCATCGAGGTGCAGCCCGAGATCGCCGCGCTGCTGCCGGCCGACGCCCTGGAGGACGGCGTGCTGGACGTGGGCGCGGCGACGAACTACGCCCCGGCGGAGTTCCTGGACACCTCCGGCAAGCCCATCGGCTACGACGTCGACCTGACCCAGGCCATCGCCGCGGTCCTGGGGATCAAGGCCACCACGCACACCGCCGAGTTCGACTCCATCATCGCCGCCATCGGATCGAAGTACGACGCCGGGATCTCCTCCTTCACCATCACCTCCCAGCGCACCGCCGAGGTCAACATGACCTCCTACATCAACGTGGGCTCGCGCTTCAACGTCGCCCAGGGCAATCCGCAGGGCGTCGACGCCTCCAGCCACATGAACCTGTGCGGCCGCACCGTCGGCGTCCAGGTGGGGACCGCCCAGGAGGAGACGATGAACGCCTCCTCCAAGGAGTGCGCCCAGGCCGACCAGCCCCCCATCGACGTGCGCCCCTACGACGATCAGGACGCCGCCACCTCCGCCCTGGCCGGCGGCACCATCGACGCGACCTACTCGGACTCCACGGTGGCCGGCTACGCCGCGGAGCGGACCGACGGCGCGGTGGAGACCATCGGGGAGGTTGAGGACGCCCTGCCCCAGGGGGTGATCACCTCCAAGCAGGACACCGAGCTGACCACGGCGATCCAGGCCGCCCTCCAGTACCTCATGGATGAGGGGATCTGGGAGGAGATCCTCACCACCTGGGGCGTGGAGGATGCGGCCCTGACCAAGGCCGAGCTCAACCCGAGAGTGAAGGACTGA
- a CDS encoding amino acid ABC transporter permease: MAGSTPVSVRAEQDGPQAAQPVQLNRPKPVPRPGTWISAVVVTVLGAMFINALVTNEKFHWDTVWFFFREVRVVSAVGWTLLLTFMAMFIGIILAVTTAIMRQSSNPVLRVVSLAYLWFFRGTPIYTQLVFWGALSALYQNLSLGVPFGPELLTFKTTTVFTPFVAAVLGLGINEGAYLSEIVRSGLNSVDRGQSEAARALGMSKGQILRRIIIPQAMRVIVPPTGNETISMLKTTSLVLAVPFTLDLTFVTNSYASWTYQTIPLLLVAAIWYIIITSILMVCQHYIERYYGKGFDSDSPGKGAKRSLSARQQAILDAHTTKDDPFREVTP, encoded by the coding sequence ATGGCAGGAAGCACCCCCGTATCCGTGCGGGCCGAGCAGGACGGCCCCCAGGCCGCCCAGCCCGTCCAGCTCAACCGCCCCAAGCCCGTCCCCCGCCCGGGGACGTGGATCAGCGCCGTCGTGGTGACCGTGCTGGGCGCCATGTTCATCAACGCGCTGGTGACCAATGAGAAGTTCCACTGGGACACGGTCTGGTTCTTCTTCCGCGAGGTCCGCGTGGTCTCCGCGGTGGGCTGGACGCTGCTGCTGACCTTCATGGCGATGTTCATCGGCATCATCCTGGCGGTGACCACGGCCATCATGCGCCAGTCCTCCAACCCGGTGCTGCGGGTGGTCTCCCTGGCCTACCTGTGGTTCTTCCGCGGCACCCCGATCTACACCCAACTCGTGTTCTGGGGGGCGCTGTCCGCCCTCTACCAGAATCTGAGCCTGGGGGTGCCCTTCGGCCCCGAGCTGCTGACCTTCAAGACCACCACCGTCTTCACGCCCTTCGTGGCCGCCGTGCTGGGCCTGGGGATCAATGAGGGCGCCTACCTCTCGGAGATCGTGCGCTCGGGCCTGAACTCGGTGGACCGGGGCCAGTCGGAGGCGGCCCGGGCCCTGGGGATGTCCAAGGGCCAGATCCTGCGGCGCATCATCATCCCCCAGGCCATGCGCGTCATCGTGCCGCCCACCGGCAATGAGACGATCTCCATGCTCAAGACCACCTCCCTGGTGCTGGCGGTCCCCTTCACCCTGGACCTGACCTTCGTGACGAACTCCTACGCCTCGTGGACCTACCAGACGATCCCCCTGCTCCTGGTGGCGGCGATCTGGTACATCATCATCACCTCGATCCTCATGGTCTGCCAGCACTACATCGAGCGCTACTACGGCAAGGGATTCGACTCCGACTCCCCGGGCAAGGGCGCCAAGCGCTCCCTGTCCGCGCGCCAGCAGGCGATCCTCGATGCCCACACCACCAAGGACGATCCCTTCCGGGAGGTCACCCCATGA
- a CDS encoding amino acid ABC transporter ATP-binding protein — protein MSARNDSPATSSPAAPGTPKVEITGLHKFFGELHVLRGVDMTVAPGSVTVLVGPSGSGKSTLLRCINELETIDAGRVRVDGELIGMREVVKDGRTVLHALSDRAAAAQRAKIGMVFQRFNLFPHMTALANVMEAPIHVRKIPKAQARKRGIELLERVGLGDRLDHYPSQLSGGQQQRVAIARALAMDPELMLFDEPTSALDPELVGEVLQVMKDLAASGMTMVVVTHEMGFAREVGDQLIFMDGGVICESGLPTEVLDNPQAERTKTFLSSVL, from the coding sequence ATGAGCGCACGCAACGACTCCCCCGCCACCTCCTCCCCTGCCGCGCCGGGCACGCCGAAGGTCGAGATCACGGGCCTGCACAAGTTCTTCGGCGAGCTGCATGTGCTGCGCGGCGTGGACATGACGGTGGCGCCCGGATCGGTGACGGTGCTCGTGGGCCCCTCCGGATCGGGCAAGTCGACCCTGCTGCGCTGCATCAATGAGCTGGAGACCATTGATGCCGGGCGGGTGCGGGTCGACGGCGAGCTGATCGGCATGCGCGAGGTGGTCAAGGACGGGCGCACCGTGCTGCATGCGCTCTCCGACCGCGCCGCCGCCGCCCAGAGGGCCAAGATCGGCATGGTCTTCCAGCGCTTCAACCTCTTCCCGCATATGACGGCGCTGGCCAATGTCATGGAGGCACCGATCCATGTGCGCAAGATCCCCAAGGCGCAGGCCCGCAAGCGCGGCATCGAGCTGCTGGAGCGGGTGGGCCTGGGCGATCGCCTGGACCACTACCCCTCTCAGCTCTCCGGCGGCCAGCAGCAGCGCGTGGCCATTGCCCGGGCCCTGGCCATGGACCCCGAGCTCATGCTCTTCGATGAGCCGACCTCCGCCCTGGATCCCGAGCTGGTGGGCGAGGTCCTCCAGGTGATGAAGGACCTGGCGGCCTCGGGCATGACCATGGTGGTGGTCACCCATGAGATGGGCTTCGCCCGGGAGGTGGGCGACCAACTCATCTTCATGGACGGCGGCGTCATCTGCGAGTCCGGCCTGCCCACCGAGGTCCTCGACAACCCCCAGGCCGAGCGCACCAAGACCTTCCTGTCCTCGGTGCTCTAG
- a CDS encoding CU044_2847 family protein, producing MAFPTTITTRIGRQDVEIEAVPARRSGTEQTSAASRARDRAEDAFEAVRSVIGAVASDLSQTLDDLGAAGPAPAEVTATIGLKITTAGTVVVASSTAEVSIAVSMTFRPESSASSARTARRGEQA from the coding sequence GTGGCATTCCCCACCACGATCACAACGAGAATCGGCAGGCAGGACGTTGAGATCGAGGCGGTTCCCGCGCGCCGCAGCGGTACGGAGCAGACCTCTGCGGCCAGCAGGGCCCGTGATCGGGCGGAGGATGCCTTTGAGGCGGTGCGCTCGGTCATCGGGGCCGTGGCCAGTGACCTGTCCCAGACCCTGGACGATCTCGGTGCCGCTGGCCCCGCTCCGGCCGAGGTGACGGCGACGATCGGTCTGAAGATCACGACGGCGGGGACGGTCGTCGTGGCTTCCTCCACTGCCGAGGTCTCCATCGCGGTGTCCATGACCTTCCGCCCCGAGTCCTCGGCGTCCTCGGCGAGGACCGCGAGGCGCGGCGAGCAGGCGTGA